In the genome of Thunnus albacares chromosome 16, fThuAlb1.1, whole genome shotgun sequence, the window TATATTAAGCAGAAACGAGTGAAACGCCAGATTGTGGATGcattaatgataaaaaaaagaaaacatccacCATCCAACTGTTAACCATTTAAATCCACTCTTGACTACAATAAATTGTTGAAACAGCTTCCTGGAtcatgtgtttaaatgtgcacCACATCAGAGGCCTGcactacgaagcaagttcaacacaCCCAGGATATCTTTTGGTTATCTGGCTTCACTCAACCTAACATTGGCCGTCCAGATAACCAGACTACGAAGCTGCTTATCAACCAGCTCAGTCAACTCTGAGTTTTCCAGCTATGAgcgcgttcatgtgaaagaggcggggttGATAATTacgagtgacatcatcagaaccatgaatgaaacacttcatgatatgagatgaaacggTGATGCAAAGTACCTGCAGAAAACTTCTGtttaagagacagaaaaaagtcatattcaacaaagtgaaatgtaaatgagcccgtaatcatacaacagaataagaagatgtagaaacactagaaataatttccacatattaaaagtaggccacgacttaaaatacatgtaggaattattatatatgacttaagtaGAGAGTAAgtatttttgctatttagttggaggatgaagaaatcattctgaatatgtcacataaaaaaagaaacttaaagtaatgccagactgtttctgctactgaagcaaaaagtgtaaaagtagttaatgactgatgaggtctatctgacccaaatgttgcatttataatcctgggagccaattaacagtgtggattattttttctaataaaagacaatattttgttttcattttcagtcatcacacagttgtctcatgttattctgagctgcagtgatggaatcagagtgtaaaatcatccacactgtcagcttcaCTCCAGGGATAAATCAACTTTATACTatttaaatgcagctcaaatcatcatgtgtttagtgttgtaaaTGATCTCTCCATTTGTTAGAAGCTCAgatttaaaaccagagtggaaatagaaagcctgcaacaataaaatgatccagtgatctgattggtttaAGCTGGGCGGAAAATTCTCATTGTGAAAAGCAAATGCATGTTACAGtcagtttaattatattttatataaatgtcatttttcttttcatgcttTGAACTGAAATATGTCAGTAAAccacaaaagcaaacatgtaCAATAAGTGAAATACAATCTCAAAATGAATGACTGTCaactgaaatgtttatgttttagttCAAAAAAGCACTTTTGAAGGGCTGATGTGGAAAGTGTTGCCTCATAATGATTTCACCAACACCTTCCTCTACACAGACAGATGGAAGCAGAGGAAATTGGTCATTGTGATCAGTTACAGATAGTAAAGTTTACAAGTTTGGAAACATCACTAATAGTATGTGTGATCATCTGTTGAGTCAGTTGACTTTTGACTAACTCTGTTTAAAGCTTGAATCCGAATCTGTTTAAAGCTTGAATCCGAATCCAGTGTTGAATCCTGTCCAAAGACGaagcaaaaacacttttgagGCATAAATTTTGACTGTAGAATTCGAAATGTTGGAAGTTAATACAGTGCACTTAAGTGATTTCTGAAAAATaggttcatgtttttgatgaatgCTGCTGTTTCAACATCATTTGAGAGCAAAACACAACTCAATGTCAGTATGTTCAGTCATTGAATGTGCTGCTCTCTGAAGAAATGATCTATGTGGTGTATGTTGGAGCCAATAAATTGTTATACATTGAGTTGATTGTTTGAAATATGACTAATATtggttcatatatatatatatcttctcAGCACCACcttccatgtttttattattattctttcctcttcatcttgAGCAGAAGAGTAGAAACCTTGATCAGGATACCCTCACGTCAGGTGAAAGTAGGACTGCATCACTTAGACGAGCGCTGCTCATTTATTCTCCTGTAGACTTGGTTCAgacattaaatgtgtgtgtttgtatgtgaagaGAACCTGCGAGCACACAGCTCAGTCTGTCAGACTGGACAACTGGGATTTCTTTGTCCCAGTCCTCCCAACTACCACCCCACCACTGTACAACTCAGATAAATGTAGAGTGTACGTTTCTTGAAATGTAGCACAAGTATAAAGCAGCACAATGTGGACATACTCATAAGACCATCATATCACCTTGATTCAGACCTCTCTTCATTGGTTATCTGTCAGTTTTAGAGTTCATTTTAAGGTTTGACAtcatttaaaaccattaaaccaCATATTCAATGTTAGAAAAGTTTTTATTATGTTaggctctgtctctctctctctatatatatatatatagagagagacagagagactttTTTTGTAATAACTTAATTGAAAATCATCCAATTAGAAATcagattgatttgattttcttaCGCTTTCTTTTTACAGTTGTCCCCCGAGAGCAAGCCAGATGCTGGTGTATTAACACAGCATGTGAGGCGACAGCGGCAAGAAAAAACTCCCTCAGAGAGGAAGAAACCTTGGGAGGAACCAGGCTCTCGGGGGGCCCATCCTCCTATGGGCTGGGGGATCCTCCGGCTGCTCCTGGTCACGTCGGCTCCTCGTccatcatctctcctctcttacCGCAGCTGCTCCTCTGGAGTGGATGATGACGATCCTCACACGCTCTTCATTTGGCCCCTGGTGCGTTCAGGTCGCTGCTCCTTCCGCCCTACACCCTGTTCTACACCTGAGAATACAGACAAGAGACTCACAGTAAATACACTGATGGTGTGTTTCAAACTGACCCTCTTCTTCTGGACTTCAGTGCAGGATGTGACAGCGTTGTCTTCTTACCTGTCTCTTGTAGAAAAGGATGTAGGCTGATTTCTGCCGCTCCTTACACACGGACACGCCAGTTGTCTCACTGACCGCTGCATCGTTGAAGGTGAGCCAGCGGTCAGTTGTCGTGTCCGGACGCTCATCAGGATGGACGCTGTCACAGATGTAGTGTCCTATCAGGAGAGAGATGGATGTTAACACTTTGAGATTGTCAGTAGTTCTTTTCACCACTGAAAGACTCTATAACATGTCTGAGTCCACTTAAGAGGACTACAGAAAGACACATTCAGCATTCGGTGTGTGATTTTCTTACCTTTGTCTCCTGATGCCCCGAGATGACTGACGATGCTGACCAGGCTGTAGCAGCTGCCACCCTGACAATGAACACAGTTATTAAAAGTTagcttcacacaaacacactaaacaacagcacacacagtcTACATATTAactttcatgtttctgtttgttctcGGGTAAGGTTTGTATTTCTTTACCTGTTTGGAGGACACCACCAGCTCCCTGTTCAGCATGACGGGGTCACGCACCTTCACCAGCTGCCAGGAAGGGGTGAAGCGGAAGCGCTTTATGTGGAGGATGAGCACACTGTAGAAGCAGATAAAGAGAACAAGATGGTTAGCAAAATTGTTACTGCGTTATATTCTATTTCCTGTACTTAACATTTTGCATCTCAAGGATCCTTTAGGGATAATGAAGCCCAGTTTGGGAACCAATCAGGTCAGGTGTTACAACATTTATGATGGATGTGATGTCGCTCACCTCGGCAGGGTCTCAAAGGCCGGCTTCTGGCTCGATTCGCTCCCTCCACACTCGCACTTGTAGTCCAACGCTGTCTCCTGCAGAACAGCACAGAGACAACAGGCTGTGTGTTATAAACTGAGCAACTAAACCAAACTATGTCCACAAACACAGaagtgctgagtgtgtgtgttcagtcagtgatgatgtGACTGAAGGAGGACAGGTGGAACTTACCTTCTGGTACTCCTCTAGCATCTTCTCCACGGAGCCACCAGGAACCAAGTCCAGAGACAGGTTAGTGAACTCCTCCTGCCTTCTGGACTGAGCGCCACACCTGCACATTAAAGGAAcaatacacatgaaaatacagcCACAGAGGTCATCAGAAGACTTCCTGCTGGAGGTACTGTGTACCACAACTGGACCAGACCAGAAGTGTTTCCTGACCAGGTTATTAGGGGGACGCAGTGCTGCATCATACtgctttgtttaatttattctcatGAAGTAATTTCATCTCGCTAGTTTGTGAACATCAGCTAAAATGGAGCATGCAGTTAATTTAACATTACTAGggttataataataatccaatattaGCTAACTGTGCAGGAGGTAGGCAAGGTAACCATAATCTGGTAAATTAAGTTTGAGGCAAAGAGCCCAACGAAGCTCCTACAGCTTTTCAAAACACTTCAGATTTTCAGAAATCATCTCCAACTTTTGTCTCTGACCACATGTAACACTACACAAAGAAAGAAGTCTGCTGATATATTTCAAAATCTGCAGCAGTGGTAACCTGCCCTGACACACTACACGTGTGTGTATGAGATGTTTTACTGTGTAGTCTTACCTGCTGCATGTCCTGGTGTTCTCCATCTTGAACACCAGGTGATCTTCAACAGGGCACGTGTACTTAGTGCCCATGTTGgcagcagtctcctgcagcGAGGGAGACAGGCTCCTCATCTGGTCCAGGACCGAGGTCAGGAATTCATGAGCGTCCTGAACACAAAGAATCACACAGATGAGTTTATACACAGAGGAGAAACCAACAGCAGGAAGTGCAAATAACTAAACATAAAAACCAGGTGACTCACTTTCTGCTGATGATCCCTGAACTCTGGAGCCTGGGCTGAGACCGCCTCCTTGAATGAGCGGAGGAGGCAGACTTTACTTTTGGCGCTTGTGGACACGCGGGCATCTCTGATGGCCATGAAGGTTCTGCAGAGGGCgtaagaaaaatgaagagaTGTGTTAGAtatgttattacattttgtttttggagtttgTAGATAAACCTGAGCAAGACATGAATGAGTGTGTGAGCTGCTGTACCTCATCAGTCGGGCCTCAGGGAGTGAACTCCAGACCAAATCTTGGCGGCTTACATCGGAGACAAAGTCCTCCAGCGTGAGGAGGCTTTGCAGGCTGGAGTTGATGTAACAACTCTGACCAAGATTTGGAAAGctgacacataaaacacagtgaGTCAAAACACACGTCAACATTATCAATTCTTCACTAATCACAAACCTACTAGAGATATTTTAGCTTGATTTGATGCATAGTTCTTGTTCAGATTAACTCACCCGAAGTGGTTGATGGTGCTCCCCCTGACACCATCACCAACACCAACTTGACTCCCTTTGGtgctacaaaaacacaaacacacgtggTCGATAAACAGGACAAGAGGTTTGATCTCACTCTTATAAAAATCTGTCAGTTGGCCAACTCTTCTAACCAtctacataaaaaatattttctctgctgaacaaaaacataaaaaacacttgAACCCTTCTCTCAAGTTACAAGTCGTCTTACTCCAAACAAAGATGAGCTTTAAAATTCATTCTTATCAAGGGAAACAATTTGATGTTAAAGTCTTCATTCAAGGTCTGCTTATTACATTTCTTCCAGACTTTCTATTAATtacgacctctgacctctgacagtctcaagcaaaaacatgatgctgttcaAGATTGTTTAATTCAGcagtataataaaaaaacacctcTACTTTTAATTATGATCAGCTGTATTTTAGAAAACTCTTATGtgattaaaggaaaactaaatgaacatttaaagctGAGCTTTTGTAATCTAAGATATTGATATTTAGTATCATTAGTAAATGTGGAGGTGGGTTTTAACTACCTGCTAAACTGATCCTGGCGGAGCTGTACTGTCAACGGGTTGAGGTCGGGCAGGAGGAACTCTTCAACAGCGACACTGAATGCCACGACCTCGTCCAGATGACAGTTTCCGGCTGGAGAGCTgcagatggaggaaaaaacagattgtgtttatttaattcattattgGAACTTAAGTGACAGAAAGACTCCAAAGAACTGCACTGTGATTATATGTCCAAGTGAgattttttcttgtgaaactaatttatactaaaaagactagATTATGTTACAGGCAGTGAATAGAGAAATATCAATGAAGATCAATATTCAGTGACTTTCTTTACTTCTGACAGATACTGAAAGCAGCATTAAATGAGTGTCGTTACCTTCTgatcttcttttcttctttcttctcctcttcttcgtcGCTGGTTGCAGCCGGAGCGACCCGATGTTTTCTCTGTTGGAAGATTAGAAAACTCTCATGGTTCAATAATGCACAGACAAATAAACTATATAAGTTTTCTCTCTTAGTCCAGATTGGTTACTATTTGGTTAATGTTGAGTTCTGGCTCTTTCTGTCAAACATACCTTGCAGCATGTGAGGAGCCGACGCCACCAAGGAGTCTTTGTGGCCTTTGTTTTTGGCTCACAAGTGCTAAAGAGAAATACATAATATGAATTAATcatagaaaatacatttatgtagtgggacaatcatttttttccttctatcCTTTGTCACTAATCATCTGCTTTATATTGTGACCCATCAGAGGGGCCCTGAGCCCCAGGTTGGGTACCAGTGTTACGATACTACTCAGAAGAATCCTTCACTAAACTAAAAGTGATAGttaaaaaaacctaaaaaatatTCAGGATGAGGTTTCTTacctctcctttccttcctcgACCTCCTTGGTTTCCTTCTTCTgtagagtaaaaagaaaaaacaacaatatgagTAAACTATATCAAACTAAGTTTTTATGGTTACTTACAActaaaaagtttaaatataaatgtcacAGTCTACTAAAATGAGGTTAATATGAAGCTCGGACACTTTCTGTCAAACATACCTCAGGGTGACCGAAGAGCCGGTTCCTCCAAGGAACCTTCTTGATCTTAGTCTGCTTTCCAGCCTCAGCAGACGTGGCTGAAGCTGGAGTGGTGGCAGCAACACTGTTggtaaagagaaacacacacagttgtttgtATCAGCcatgaataaatcataaatcattttCAAGAATTGTTTCAAGGGGtttttcacttaaaataaacaaaatcatccAGAAAACTGAATAAGGTAGCCTATGAAACTGACTGTAGAAATGAAGAAATAGGTAGAGCAATGGTAAAATAACAGTTATGAATTTATTTACCTCTCATGAGAGCCGGGGCGCTGTTGGCTCTCATGTGCCACAATACTTTCCGCAGGTTTCTactcagaaaaagaaaaatgagttgaatattaacagaaaaataatgtgCATTCATAACTGATATAAGTTAAATTCACTTAAAGTATCTACAAGACATTTGACTCTCAAAGGCTGAACAATGCCAACTTTTTCAGTTCACCAGGTCACAtgaatattacaatatttacagaaaaatgtagttaatcTGTGAAACGAACCTTCTTCTGAAAACGACGCAGTGCAAACATCTTGCTAACTGTTTCCAACACTTAAAACTGAAGGTCAAACTGTACTCGTCTGTCTGTTACAGCAGGCGAACTGAACTGTCAGTTATATATGAATTTTAATCAAAGGAGCCAGAATGCCGTGATGTCATAATCAATAGTTCTAATTTATGcagatatgtaaaaaaaaaaagtgctttgcgACATCatacatcatcagtgatgtttcCTGAGGTCATTGGGTGTTTGAGATCTTTCAACAATCAGAGACCGTCGCCCAGGTGACCCATCCGAGGTTCATTAAGCCcctaaatactgtatatactctaATTCCCCCACTAGCTAGCTACAAACATTTAGATCCTTTAACGTTACGTAAGCAAAATTACCAATACCacaatagaaatagaaataaacctcattcaaaatgttctttaaataaaaactgacatttcagtAAATATCCTTGTTTGCCATCTTACCCAGGGTCAGATGAGAAGAAGATATTAGTTTCCTCTCTGCATGTCCAGTGCAGGATGTGTGTAGCCTAGCTTAGCTCAAATACttagctactgtagaaacaggtggaaactgctagcttagctccatccaaagtgaaaAGAAACACCTTCAAACCGCCTCAAAGCTGCCGACATGTTGTTTCTTGCTCATTTCAcatgtagaaaaagaaaatgaaaaagaaaatgagacattttagcGGCAGACATTTTAGTTAAGAGTTGAGCTATTTCTCAAACAACAGCCACTTGGTGCATTAAAAAGTTTTTCACAGAGTGGTAATGAGCTTGCTAACTAGTTAAgaagataaaacatgtaaataacaaagcttttgagctgtttgaatgtgtattttttcacttttgatgtagctaggctagcagttttcccctgcttccagtctttgtgctaagctaggctaaacacgtCCATATCTATCTCTGTACTGAATGCACCAACATGAAACTGACATCCATCTTCTCATGACTCTGACTATCAAATATAAAAGTACctgtggacaataaagttcCTTACCCAGTGTTAAATTCTTGACAAGGTCTTCCTGTCTGGGTTGTCATATTGGTGCTGTTGCAGTTTTGGATGTTTTCAAGGTGTCAGAATACtgtataaagatggacgacatGACtgctccccaaaagtgaagctgCAGTATAGTTCATAAATCCCTCCATGTTAGAGGATGGGACATCAGCCAAACTAAAAAACCAAAGTgcacaacaaatacatttttcccaacGATGGTTTCTGTCCTTCTGTCAGGTTAAGGTAAAGGGAAACACCTTAAGGGGGAACAGTTTTCAATACAACACCTGCTAACAGTCGTTGTCCTGCTTTGCCACAGATGTAAACTAACTAAATTTCAAGTTATTTTCTCATATATTCTTCTATTCTTGTAAATAtgtcacattaaaaataaataattgtatttttcataGAAAGatcttaaaaaagaaagaaaggacagATGTACCTCTAAAtaaccagactgtttttagttTATGTGAAAGTTAATAGTGAAACATGTCATCTATCAAAGTGCAAAACCCAAGCTGACAAATAAAGAGTTCTGCTGGTGTTAACTTTGATAGTATAGATCAGCGGGTCTCAACCtggggtccagggacccccaggggtccttgacgGGGTTCCTGGGTGTCCCCAGAAAAATGgggaatattttaatttcactattatttTATTGACCCAATAGTAAAGTTTACAAGTTTGGAAACATCACTAATAGTATGTGTGATCATCTGTTGAGTCAGTTGACTTTGACTAACTCTGTTTAAAGCTTGAGAACAGCTCCAGTGTTGAATCCTGTCCAAAGGTAATTCAATTGGCTGTTTCTCCAACTAAACCGAGATTTTGGAGacttacaaataaacatttcactCCGTCACTGACAGATGGGATGTCATTTGCATATCAGTTGTAATAAAACGTATGCTATGGACACACTGTGTCCACtatgacaaagcaaaagcaTTTTGAGGCATATATTTgtagaatatatttttatagaattCAAAATATTGGAAGTTAATACGGTGCACTTTTTGATGAATGCTGCTGTTTCAACATCATTTGAGAGCACAACACAACTCAACATCAATATGTTCAATCACTGAATGTGCTGCTTTCTGAAGAAATTATCTATGTGGTGTATGTTGTGGCATAAAATCGTTATACATTGAGTTGATTGTTGGAAATATGACTTGGAATCAAtaactaatatatatatatatatgtattctCAACACCATcctccatgtttttattattattctttcctcttcatcttgAGCAAGAAAGTGTAGAAAACTTGATCAGGACACACTGATGTCAGGTGAGAGTAGTACTGCATCACTTGGACGAGCGCTGCTCATTTACTCTTCTCCTGTAGACTTGGTTTACACAttgaatatgtgtgtttgtatgtgaagaAACCTGCGAGTGT includes:
- the LOC122999401 gene encoding ubiquitin carboxyl-terminal hydrolase 37-like, translating into MLQEKTSGRSGCYQRRRKGEEKKNRSSPTGNCNLDEVVAFSVAIEEFLLSTELPDLNTFMVQLFQDQFSSTKGSQVGVGDGVRGSTINHFGFPNLGQSCYINSSLQSLLTLEDFVSDVSRQDLVWSSLPEARLMRTFMAIRDARVSTSAKSKVCLLRSFKEAVSAQAPEFRDHQQKDAHEFLTSVLDQMRSLSPSLQETAANMGTKYTCPVEDHLVFKMENTRTCSRCGAQSRRQEEFTNLSLDLVPGGSVEKMLEEYQKETALDYKCECGGSESSQKPAFETLPSVLILHIKRFRFTPSWQLVKVRDPVMLNRELVVSSKQGGSCYSLVSIVSHLGASGDKGHYICDSVHPDERPDTTTDRWLTFNDAAVSETTGVSVCKERQKSAYILFYKRQV